The proteins below come from a single Magallana gigas chromosome 10, xbMagGiga1.1, whole genome shotgun sequence genomic window:
- the LOC105324980 gene encoding bifunctional coenzyme A synthase gives MFESGLLILTRPIPVLRKNIQHILSQAAKVISNTLYVHIQPTQALKPDSNPEPVFTSLRFVPPNKGLQKLMTDIYSSSAAVCGNIDIYVLQGNITNVKNENFHYNLRSKLDVILMDNQEQLNTNEQFLSKFVQSTFQASTHNIKFQCLCDINSVGMEDLPSESSGIQTYRRVVLGGTFDRLHLGHKILLGEGCLFAEENLTVGVTTGEMNLKKSLPELIQSTPVRIDSVVQFIETVKPQIGHRVVPITDMFGPTITDPDLQCIVVSDETKKGGDIVNQERQKKGYSTLNVHVIDLVQDQCRGQFEEAKISSSSLRKRLLGTLINPVKPNKNIPSTLYVLGLTGGIASGKSAICKRLEGLGAGTVDCDKLGHQAYAKGTVGYDKVVGTFGSGILNSDGEVNRRALGAIVFSDEKKMQTLNGIVWPEIAKLATEEVRRYGAEGKAVVVLEAAILLRAGWEELCHEVWGCVIPVKEAVKRLHERNNLSEEEAMKRIHLGVTNSELVSKSNVILCSEWEYEYTQQQVEKAWGLLMGRLSTHVKSKH, from the exons ATGTTTGAATCCGGCCTTTTGATTCTGACAAGACCTATTCCAGTTCTCAGGAAAAATATTCAGCATATTTTGTCACAAGCTGCTAAGGTAATTTCCAATACACTGTATGTTCACATTCAGCCGACCCAGGCTCTGAAACCGGACTCTAACCCAGAACCAGTGTTTACAAGTCTTCGATTTGTTCCTCCAAACAAAGGCCTGCAAAAGTTGATGACTGACATCTACTCTTCTAGTGCAGCTGTATGTGGAAACATTGATATATACGTCCTGCAAGGAAACataacaaatgttaaaaatgaaaacttccACTACAATCTAAGATCAAAGCTAGATGTCATTCTGATGGACAATCAGGAACAACTTAATACAAATGAACAGTTCTTAAGTAAATTTGTTCAGAGTACATTTCAGGCATCCACACATAACATCAAATTCCAGTGCCTCTGTGATATAAACTCTGTTGGTATGGAGGACTTGCCTTCAGAGAGTTCTGGCATACAGACTTACAGACGAGTAGTATTAGGGGGAACCTTTGATAGATTACATCTGGGACACAAGATTCTTCTGGGAGAGGGTTGTCTGTTTGCTGAAGAAAACCTGACTGTTGGAGTTACCACAGGGGAAATGAATCTTA AGAAATCTTTACCGGAGCTGATACAGTCCACCCCTGTCAGGATTGATTCAGTGGTGCAGTTTATTGAGACAGTGAAGCCACAGATAGGTCATCGCGTGGTCCCAATCACCGACATGTTTGGACCCACCATCACTGACCCAGATCTACAATGTATTGTAGTCAGTGACGAGACAAAGAAAGGAGGAGACATAGTGAACCAGGAGAGACAGAAGAAA GGCTACAGTACATTGAATGTACATGTCATTGACCTAGTACAAGATCAATGTCGTGGTCAGTTTGAGGAGGCCAAGATCAGCTCTTCATCACTACGGAAACGGTTGTTAGGAACACTTATTAATCCAGTCAAG CCAAACAAGAACATTCCCTCTACCCTTTATGTTCTGGGGTTAACAGGCGGAATAGCCAGCGGAAAATCAGCCATCTGTAAAAGACTGGAGGGACTGGGCGCAGGAACTGTGGATTGTGATAAACTAG GTCATCAGGCGTACGCAAAGGGAACTGTGGGATACGACAAGGTGGTCGGTACATTTGGTAGTGGTATTCTGAACAGTGATGGGGAGGTAAACAGAAGAGCCTTAGGTGCCATTGTGTTCAGTGATGAG aaaaaaatgcaGACACTGAATGGAATAGTATGGCCAGAGATAGCAAAGTTAGCAACAGAAGAGGTCAGAAGGTATGGTGCAG AAGGAAAAGCAGTGGTAGTGCTGGAGGCAGCCATTTTGTTAAGGGCAGGTTGGGAGGAGCTTTGTCATGAAGTGTGGGGTTGTGTCATACCAGTAAAAGAG gCAGTAAAAAGATTACATGAAAGGAACAACTTGTCTGAGGAAGAGGCCATGAAGAGGATACATTTAGGGGTCACCAACTCTGAGCTTGTCTCTAAATCTAACGTCATTCTGTGTTCCGAGTGGGAGTACGAGTATACCCAGCAACAG gTTGAAAAGGCATGGGGACTTCTAATGGGGCGACTTTCAACTCATGTGAAATCCAAGCATTGA
- the LOC117686897 gene encoding uncharacterized protein — protein MPTLESLFKTKKDGPYSAPVNVKICGVAGEKSYVNANGEEKKYAVLGVADSSMIAKCTLYDTSKLKVLQEGNSVMLLNVIVKDNNSLTLTTKSRISKVGDVKVSSERQKAAREIAFPPMSSEVPLKDIEKSPIKSMLSVRGQIVAEEITRTVSVKGRDTKVKSLTIKDDTGKCKVSLWRDLAASEIGIGQHVKISDVVVQTYNNEKSVSSTTRTIIEEVEAPRSTTVTSEIIAFNMEDSCDMSVVINDGELYPSYKVQSRIMADYLNCNAEDLDDVLATKLPFQATFSIENGEIVNFE, from the exons atgCCTACACTAGaaagtttgtttaaaacaaaaaaagatggACCATACAGTGCGCCAGTTAATGTGAAAATTTGTGGAGTAGCTGGGGAGAAGTCGTATGTAAATGCCAATGGCGAGGAGAAGAAATATGCAGTCTTGGGCGTTGCTGACTCTTCTATGATAGCGAAGTGCACATTGTACGATACAAGTAAATTAAAAGTTCTACAAGAGGGCAACTCGGTCATGTTGCTGAATGTTATTGTTAAAGACAATAACAGTTTGACTTTGACTACAAAGTCCAGGATCTCGAAAGTTGGGGATGTTAAAGTTTCGTCTGAAAGACAAAAAGCAGCTAGAGAAATAGCATTCCCACCAATGTCTTCAGAAGTCCCTCTGAAAGACATTGAGAAATCTCCGATAAAGAGCATGCTGTCTGTCAGAGGACAGATTGTCGCT GAGGAAATTACCAGAACTGTTTCTGTAAAAGGCAGGGATACAAAAGTGAAAAGTCTAACCATCAAGGATGACACTGGAAAGTGCAAGGTGTCACTTTGGCGTGACCTGGCAGCCTCTGAGATAGGGATTGGACAACATGTGAAAATATCAGATGTAGTGGTCCAAACTTACAACAATGAGAAGTCTGTGTCCTCGACAACTCGCACCATTATTGAA GAAGTAGAGGCACCAAGATCAACTACTGTGACTTCCGAAATCATTGCTTTCAACATGGAAGATTCTTGTGACATGTCTGTGGTCATTAACGATGGGGAGCTGTACCCTTCATACAAAGTGCAGTCTAGAATAATGGCAGATTATTTAAACTGCAATGCGGAAGACTTGGATGATGTTCTTGCCACCAAATTGCCCTTTCAAGCAACTTTCAGCATTGAGAATGGAGAAATTGTAAACTTTGagtaa